The Persephonella atlantica genome includes a window with the following:
- the ruvC gene encoding crossover junction endodeoxyribonuclease RuvC, which produces MKVLGIDPGNYCTGYSILEGRGNRYRVITYGSIKSRKRPENLGRIFSGLQEVIQVFSPEEIALESAFYGKNPQSLLRLGEVRGVVLLLSSINSIPLYEYTPQKVKNSITGYGWSGKNEVLMMVEKLLNVKPENHDEADAIAVAFCHLLSRRISVE; this is translated from the coding sequence ATGAAAGTTTTAGGAATAGACCCGGGGAACTACTGTACCGGGTACAGTATTCTTGAGGGAAGAGGAAACAGATACAGAGTAATCACTTACGGCAGTATAAAGTCCAGAAAAAGGCCTGAAAACTTAGGCAGGATTTTCAGCGGTTTACAGGAAGTTATACAGGTCTTTTCTCCAGAGGAGATAGCTTTAGAATCTGCATTTTATGGTAAAAATCCCCAATCTCTCCTGAGATTAGGAGAGGTCAGAGGGGTTGTTCTTCTTCTTTCCTCTATAAACAGTATTCCTCTGTACGAATACACACCGCAGAAAGTAAAAAACTCTATAACAGGATATGGATGGTCTGGAAAAAATGAAGTTCTGATGATGGTGGAAAAACTGCTGAATGTAAAACCGGAAAACCACGATGAGGCAGATGCTATCGCT
- a CDS encoding YebC/PmpR family DNA-binding transcriptional regulator has protein sequence MAGHSKWHNIRHKKAKMDAKRGQLFTKLLREITVAAKQGGGDPEFNPRLRIAIEKAKKANMPIENIERAIKRGTGELEGVNYEEVVYEGYGPEGVAIIVECLTDNRNRTTSEVRHLFTKHGGNLGSSGCVSFLFEEKGIITVPKDSISEEEIFEKAIEAGAEDINTEDDTYYEIKTDPKDLYAVKEALEKEGVKIEKAELTRLPTTTVEIKDAETAQKLIKLLDALEDSDDVQKVYSNFEMSEEMMKQLA, from the coding sequence ATGGCAGGACACAGTAAATGGCATAACATAAGGCACAAAAAGGCAAAAATGGATGCAAAAAGAGGACAGCTTTTTACTAAGCTCCTCAGGGAGATTACCGTTGCTGCAAAACAGGGTGGTGGAGACCCTGAATTTAATCCGAGGCTGAGAATTGCTATAGAAAAAGCAAAAAAAGCAAATATGCCCATTGAAAACATAGAAAGGGCTATAAAAAGGGGAACAGGTGAGCTTGAAGGTGTAAACTACGAAGAGGTTGTCTATGAAGGCTATGGACCAGAAGGAGTTGCAATAATTGTTGAGTGTCTTACAGACAACAGGAACAGGACAACATCAGAGGTGAGACATCTGTTTACAAAGCATGGAGGAAATTTAGGCTCTTCAGGATGTGTCTCTTTTCTCTTCGAAGAGAAGGGTATTATAACTGTTCCAAAGGACAGTATCTCTGAAGAAGAGATATTTGAGAAGGCAATAGAGGCAGGAGCAGAAGATATTAATACAGAAGATGATACATATTACGAAATAAAAACAGACCCTAAAGACCTGTATGCAGTAAAAGAAGCACTGGAAAAGGAAGGGGTAAAAATAGAAAAAGCAGAACTGACAAGACTGCCTACAACAACTGTTGAAATAAAGGATGCAGAAACAGCCCAGAAGCTGATAAAGCTCCTTGATGCACTTGAAGACAGCGATGACGTTCAGAAGGTTTACTCAAACTTTGAGATGTCAGAAGAGATGATGAAACAGCTTGCCTGA
- a CDS encoding endonuclease III domain-containing protein, whose amino-acid sequence MHRIRELFYLLSRFYDCKEWWPVHENTDPFLEISIGAILTQNTNWKNVERAVNNLIKEGLLNWEKLDTVRIEKLKECIRPAGFYNQKATYIKSFVRAVKDLPAENITRDFLLSIKGIGEETADSILLYGLGRPYFVVDAYTKRLFYRIGIIKKQNLSYRKVQEMVMEVFSADVHTYRLFHALIVEHCKEYCRKKPNCTECPIRNICRQNLK is encoded by the coding sequence ATGCACAGAATTAGAGAGTTATTTTATCTACTTAGCAGATTTTATGACTGTAAGGAATGGTGGCCTGTTCACGAAAACACAGACCCGTTCCTTGAGATTTCTATTGGAGCAATCCTGACGCAGAACACAAACTGGAAAAATGTAGAAAGGGCAGTAAACAATCTCATAAAAGAAGGTCTGCTAAACTGGGAAAAGTTAGATACTGTCAGGATAGAAAAACTGAAGGAATGTATCAGACCGGCAGGATTTTATAATCAAAAGGCTACTTACATAAAGAGCTTTGTAAGGGCAGTAAAAGATTTACCTGCAGAAAATATAACAAGGGATTTTTTACTCTCCATAAAAGGAATAGGTGAAGAGACTGCAGACAGCATCCTGCTGTATGGTCTGGGAAGACCGTATTTTGTTGTTGATGCATACACAAAAAGGCTTTTCTACAGAATCGGTATCATAAAAAAGCAGAATTTATCTTACAGAAAAGTCCAGGAAATGGTTATGGAAGTTTTCTCTGCTGACGTTCATACATACAGGTTATTTCACGCCTTGATTGTTGAACACTGCAAAGAATACTGCAGGAAAAAACCTAACTGCACAGAATGTCCAATCAGAAATATATGCAGGCAAAATTTGAAATAA
- a CDS encoding lysophospholipid acyltransferase family protein produces the protein MEESLIYSEKGYRFWFRVRPVFKKLLRVEVSGTENIPEKGGCIIASNHRSNLDPFVLNVISPRPILFMAKEELFKIPVLSWLIKKAGAFPVKRNGRDIKAMKKALTLLKEGYCIGIFPEGGRAKPKEFKNPQSGVGLLVSKTEAPVIPVRIEGTDDVYPVGSKFPKVGKSIITVRIGSPIEIDRTADYREISKEIMERIKKL, from the coding sequence TTGGAAGAAAGCCTTATATACTCTGAAAAGGGATACAGGTTCTGGTTTAGAGTAAGACCTGTTTTTAAAAAATTACTGAGAGTTGAGGTTTCAGGAACAGAAAATATACCAGAGAAAGGAGGATGTATAATAGCATCAAACCACAGAAGCAATCTTGACCCATTTGTTCTTAATGTTATATCCCCAAGGCCAATACTGTTTATGGCAAAAGAAGAATTATTTAAAATACCAGTTTTAAGCTGGCTCATAAAAAAAGCAGGAGCATTTCCTGTAAAAAGAAACGGTAGAGACATAAAGGCTATGAAAAAAGCCCTCACACTTCTCAAAGAAGGCTACTGCATAGGCATATTTCCGGAAGGTGGAAGAGCAAAACCAAAGGAGTTTAAAAATCCTCAGAGTGGAGTAGGGCTTCTTGTTTCAAAAACAGAAGCTCCTGTCATACCGGTAAGGATTGAAGGAACAGATGATGTGTATCCTGTCGGTTCAAAATTTCCCAAAGTGGGAAAGTCAATAATAACAGTTAGAATCGGTTCTCCCATCGAAATAGACAGAACAGCAGACTACAGAGAAATATCAAAGGAAATAATGGAAAGGATAAAAAAACTGTAG
- the ispH gene encoding 4-hydroxy-3-methylbut-2-enyl diphosphate reductase translates to MAEIKVAQSAGFCFGVKIAVDSAIGAGKKYGKAYTNGPIIHNKQVVQFLEKLNVKELQSYSQLQEGDTVLIRSHGVPPKTERMLQEKGVNIIDATCPFVKKVHEKVRQLVEEGYYVIIIGEEGHPEVIGILGHLEESGGKGIVVENMEDLIKKFPKRNKVGIVAQTTQNEEFFEEAVGYIASNVEELKVFNTICDATSVRQEEVKRLAKEVDLMIIIGGKHSGNTRRLAQISKAINPETYHVEKAEELEKKWFEGKERIGVSAGASTPDWIIKEVVQKIKEFTKDS, encoded by the coding sequence ATGGCTGAGATAAAAGTTGCCCAGTCTGCAGGTTTCTGCTTTGGGGTAAAGATTGCTGTTGATTCTGCTATTGGTGCAGGCAAAAAATACGGGAAAGCTTACACAAATGGTCCCATAATACACAATAAACAGGTAGTTCAGTTTCTTGAAAAGCTGAACGTGAAAGAGCTTCAATCTTACAGTCAGCTTCAGGAGGGTGATACTGTCCTGATAAGGTCCCACGGCGTACCGCCCAAAACAGAGAGAATGCTTCAGGAAAAAGGTGTAAATATTATAGATGCAACATGTCCTTTCGTGAAAAAGGTTCACGAAAAAGTAAGACAGCTTGTGGAAGAAGGTTACTACGTAATCATAATAGGAGAAGAAGGTCACCCGGAAGTAATTGGTATACTGGGGCATTTAGAAGAGTCTGGTGGAAAAGGGATTGTCGTAGAAAACATGGAAGACCTTATAAAGAAATTCCCCAAAAGAAACAAAGTAGGCATTGTTGCCCAGACCACTCAAAATGAAGAGTTTTTTGAAGAGGCTGTAGGATACATAGCTTCAAACGTAGAAGAACTGAAGGTTTTTAACACAATATGTGATGCAACATCCGTTAGACAGGAAGAGGTTAAAAGACTGGCAAAAGAGGTTGACCTGATGATTATCATCGGAGGAAAACACAGCGGAAACACAAGAAGACTTGCCCAGATATCAAAAGCAATCAATCCAGAAACGTACCACGTAGAAAAGGCAGAGGAACTTGAAAAAAAATGGTTTGAAGGAAAAGAAAGAATAGGCGTATCAGCGGGAGCATCAACTCCAGACTGGATAATAAAAGAGGTTGTTCAGAAAATTAAAGAATTTACGAAAGATAGTTAA
- a CDS encoding PilZ domain-containing protein, whose protein sequence is MDERVNIVVDAFKTTIENVNIFAVIIVILIFVLIGFFLVFWEKFEEFLSKRYLKKLFYRNGENYGLTKRELDILWEYSHKISKDPFLVLEYKSPFEKVVHAYVQENPRYDENLVKSMRKKLGFDRIPSFMPLISTKDIELFQTGNLIYENRIFPVALYDKDERYMYWYLIDKKPPFPFDVGDTVKIRFTREDDAVYIIEGKINEIYQEDGKYIIKIPHTFRFIQIQRRRDFRLKAKIPLELTTYTKDGKQVKMEIETTDISIDGVGFCIPVLKAKDLKMDIGTVFSVKLKFEEREIESQAIVKNVREIGKNVCYGSEFKDISNDDKNFLIKFIHTEQQKLLKEYKRLKIIE, encoded by the coding sequence GTGGATGAAAGGGTAAATATTGTTGTTGATGCTTTCAAAACAACAATAGAAAATGTAAATATATTCGCCGTTATTATCGTCATACTTATTTTTGTCCTTATAGGATTTTTCCTCGTATTCTGGGAAAAGTTTGAAGAGTTTTTATCCAAAAGATACCTGAAAAAGCTGTTCTACAGAAATGGAGAAAATTATGGTCTTACAAAAAGAGAACTGGACATACTGTGGGAGTACTCACACAAAATAAGCAAGGATCCATTTCTTGTTCTTGAATATAAATCCCCATTTGAAAAAGTAGTACACGCATACGTTCAGGAAAACCCCAGGTACGATGAGAATCTCGTAAAAAGTATGAGAAAAAAATTAGGTTTTGACAGAATACCTTCCTTTATGCCCCTTATTTCAACAAAAGATATAGAGCTTTTCCAGACAGGTAACCTTATTTACGAAAACAGGATTTTTCCTGTTGCCCTATACGACAAAGATGAAAGATACATGTACTGGTATCTGATAGACAAAAAACCTCCCTTCCCCTTTGATGTGGGAGACACAGTAAAAATCAGGTTCACGAGAGAAGATGACGCCGTTTACATAATAGAAGGAAAAATAAATGAGATTTACCAGGAAGACGGAAAGTACATAATTAAAATTCCCCATACATTCAGATTTATCCAGATACAGAGAAGAAGAGACTTCCGTCTAAAGGCTAAAATACCTTTAGAATTAACCACCTACACAAAAGATGGAAAACAGGTAAAAATGGAGATAGAAACTACCGATATTAGTATTGATGGAGTGGGGTTCTGTATCCCGGTTTTAAAAGCAAAGGATTTGAAAATGGACATAGGAACAGTATTTTCTGTAAAACTCAAGTTTGAAGAGAGGGAAATTGAGTCACAGGCAATAGTTAAAAACGTGAGAGAGATAGGGAAAAATGTTTGCTACGGCAGTGAATTTAAGGATATTAGCAATGATGACAAAAACTTTCTGATTAAATTCATCCATACAGAGCAGCAGAAACTACTGAAGGAGTATAAAAGGCTAAAAATTATTGAATAG
- a CDS encoding motility protein A gives MDIGTVVGIVGAFLLLTVSIALGGSPLAFVNIPSILIVVGGGFAATLTSYPLKEMLNGVKAIGKAFKSGLPDPVEHIDFLVDVVNKARKNGILALESDIDSFYEKDPFFGDIMRMLIDGQDIEEIKSNADTALMKIDQDLSTEVSVWEALGELFPAFGMIGTLIGLIQMLQNLNDPSALGPGMAVAMITTLYGAVLANALCVPVSKKLKYYKDLSLLLKESYILTVEAINSGTNPNVLRGKLMSLLGVKAGEEG, from the coding sequence TTGGACATAGGAACAGTTGTTGGTATAGTAGGGGCTTTCTTACTTTTAACTGTATCTATAGCTCTTGGTGGCAGTCCTTTAGCATTTGTTAATATACCTTCTATACTTATTGTTGTGGGAGGAGGATTTGCCGCTACGCTTACATCTTATCCCCTGAAAGAGATGCTAAATGGAGTAAAGGCAATAGGCAAAGCCTTCAAATCGGGTCTTCCAGATCCTGTCGAACATATAGACTTTCTGGTAGATGTAGTTAATAAAGCAAGAAAAAACGGAATCCTTGCCCTTGAGTCGGATATAGACAGCTTTTATGAAAAGGATCCATTTTTTGGAGACATTATGAGGATGCTTATTGACGGACAGGATATTGAGGAAATAAAAAGTAACGCAGACACAGCTCTTATGAAGATAGACCAGGATTTGTCTACCGAAGTGTCTGTATGGGAAGCTCTTGGAGAACTGTTCCCTGCATTCGGGATGATAGGAACATTGATTGGACTGATACAGATGCTCCAGAACCTGAACGACCCATCAGCCCTTGGTCCAGGTATGGCTGTTGCTATGATTACTACCCTCTACGGTGCTGTTCTTGCAAACGCCCTCTGTGTTCCTGTTTCTAAAAAACTGAAATACTACAAAGATTTATCTCTTCTGCTGAAGGAAAGTTACATACTCACTGTCGAAGCAATAAACAGCGGAACAAACCCTAATGTGCTGAGAGGAAAACTTATGTCCCTTTTAGGCGTTAAAGCAGGAGAAGAAGGATAA
- a CDS encoding OmpA/MotB family protein, with product MPRKKKEECKKMPGWLISFGDLMSLLLTFFILLFSMGTISLEKFHMVIKGVTESLGGRKIYLEQKLLNQSNVPLEFPDMYPKIKRKKKLLRSLSEIQNRLQKEGIEAEIIQHGSIIRFRLNTDRFFPPGSATPYPQAIPLIFDICRKMKEARFTVIIEGHTDNTPIRSGRFRSNLELSAERALSVLKMFLQCGYPENLLAARGYGPYRPIAPNDTPENRAKNRRVEFVIDAS from the coding sequence ATGCCCCGTAAAAAAAAAGAAGAATGCAAAAAGATGCCAGGATGGCTTATAAGCTTTGGAGACCTCATGTCTCTCCTGCTTACATTCTTCATTCTGCTGTTTTCCATGGGAACAATATCCCTTGAAAAATTTCATATGGTGATAAAAGGAGTTACCGAATCACTGGGGGGAAGGAAGATATACCTTGAACAGAAATTATTAAATCAGTCTAACGTTCCACTGGAATTTCCCGATATGTACCCAAAGATTAAGAGAAAGAAAAAGCTCCTCAGGTCTCTATCAGAAATACAGAACAGACTTCAAAAGGAAGGAATAGAGGCAGAGATTATCCAGCACGGCAGTATCATAAGATTCAGACTGAATACAGATAGATTTTTCCCCCCGGGAAGTGCAACACCGTATCCTCAGGCTATACCACTGATATTTGATATATGTAGAAAGATGAAAGAGGCAAGATTTACCGTCATCATTGAAGGACATACAGACAACACACCAATAAGAAGCGGCAGATTTCGCTCAAATCTGGAACTGTCTGCAGAAAGGGCTCTGTCTGTCCTAAAGATGTTCCTCCAGTGTGGCTATCCAGAAAATCTGCTTGCGGCAAGAGGATATGGACCTTACAGACCGATAGCTCCAAATGACACACCAGAAAATAGAGCAAAAAACAGAAGAGTTGAGTTCGTTATTGACGCATCATAG
- a CDS encoding OmpA/MotB family protein — MARKKKEECPSVPAWLISFSDLMSLLLTFFILLYSMSVLDIKKLMKFLWYFQGEKVLQYTKTVSLLPPISMLPKDMALNLKERIKKVLPVHAYQIEVIEDYVLLRLFNDVIFEKNSAQLSEEAKKALRSIAVALKALSKNEIEIRVEGHTDITPPKGVDPWELSVKRAVNVAQFLINNGVDPKKISATGYGNTKPIYTWNHPLLRRRNNRVEIIIKVKMERKDLEKKKINLQ; from the coding sequence ATGGCAAGAAAGAAAAAAGAGGAATGTCCCAGCGTTCCAGCATGGCTTATAAGCTTCAGTGATCTTATGTCTCTGTTGCTTACATTCTTTATTCTGCTGTACTCAATGTCCGTTTTAGATATAAAAAAGCTTATGAAATTTCTGTGGTACTTTCAGGGAGAGAAGGTACTGCAGTATACAAAAACTGTATCACTTCTTCCTCCCATAAGTATGCTTCCAAAAGATATGGCGTTAAACCTTAAAGAAAGGATAAAGAAGGTTTTACCTGTTCACGCTTATCAGATAGAAGTCATAGAGGACTATGTCCTGCTCAGACTGTTTAACGATGTAATTTTCGAAAAAAATAGTGCTCAGCTTTCCGAAGAAGCAAAAAAAGCTCTCAGAAGTATAGCTGTAGCACTGAAGGCTCTCTCAAAAAATGAGATAGAGATAAGAGTGGAAGGTCATACAGACATAACACCTCCGAAAGGTGTTGATCCATGGGAGCTTTCCGTTAAAAGGGCTGTTAATGTGGCACAGTTTCTCATAAATAACGGTGTTGACCCGAAAAAAATATCTGCAACAGGTTACGGAAATACAAAGCCTATTTACACATGGAATCATCCTCTCCTCAGAAGGAGAAACAACAGGGTAGAGATAATAATAAAAGTGAAAATGGAAAGGAAAGATCTGGAAAAGAAAAAGATTAACTTACAGTAG
- the pyrH gene encoding UMP kinase, whose protein sequence is MGLKYRRVLLKLSGEALMGDREYGIDPHFIDELAEEIKSVYEIGAEIAIVIGGGNIFRGVKGSSMGMDRATADYMGMLATVMNALALQDILEKKDVPTRVMSAIEMRQVAEPYIRRRAIRHLEKSRIVIFAAGTGSPFFTTDTTGALRAAEIRADVLLKATKVDGIYDKDPQKYPDAKLLKEISYLDAINKGLKVMDHTALTLCMENKLPIVVFNIKKKGNLMKILLGEKIGSTVS, encoded by the coding sequence TTGGGTCTGAAATACAGAAGAGTTTTGCTTAAACTCTCTGGTGAAGCATTGATGGGGGACCGTGAATACGGGATTGACCCCCATTTTATTGATGAGCTGGCAGAGGAGATAAAATCTGTTTATGAGATTGGGGCGGAGATTGCTATTGTTATAGGTGGAGGAAATATATTCAGGGGAGTGAAAGGCTCTTCAATGGGAATGGACAGAGCCACAGCAGATTATATGGGAATGCTTGCTACCGTAATGAATGCCCTTGCCCTTCAGGATATATTGGAGAAAAAAGATGTTCCAACAAGGGTAATGTCAGCCATTGAGATGAGACAGGTTGCTGAGCCCTACATAAGGAGAAGGGCTATAAGGCATTTAGAAAAGAGCAGGATAGTGATATTTGCTGCCGGTACAGGCTCTCCATTCTTTACAACTGATACAACGGGAGCCTTGAGGGCGGCAGAGATAAGAGCAGATGTTTTACTGAAGGCCACAAAGGTTGACGGCATTTATGATAAAGACCCTCAAAAATATCCAGATGCAAAACTTCTGAAAGAGATTAGCTATCTTGATGCTATAAACAAAGGTCTTAAGGTTATGGATCACACAGCTCTTACTCTGTGTATGGAAAACAAACTGCCTATTGTTGTTTTTAACATAAAGAAAAAGGGGAATCTTATGAAGATACTCCTTGGAGAAAAGATAGGTTCTACTGTAAGTTAA
- the tsf gene encoding translation elongation factor Ts translates to MAVDAKLVKTLREMTGAGVLECKKALEETNGNLEEAVELLRKRGIAKAAKKAGRETKEGLIHAYIHAGGRVGVLLELNCETDFVARNETFKELANELALQIAAMRPQYVSRDTVPKEVIEKEGEIAREAALAEGKPEHIAEKIAEGKVEKFLKEVCLLEQPYIKDDKKTVEDLIKEYIAKLGENIQIRRFTRYEIGE, encoded by the coding sequence ATGGCTGTAGATGCAAAACTTGTTAAAACATTAAGGGAAATGACAGGTGCTGGAGTACTTGAGTGTAAAAAAGCACTGGAAGAAACAAACGGTAATCTTGAAGAGGCTGTTGAACTCCTCAGAAAAAGAGGTATTGCAAAGGCTGCAAAGAAAGCAGGTAGAGAGACAAAAGAAGGGCTAATTCATGCTTACATACATGCAGGGGGAAGAGTTGGAGTTTTACTTGAGCTGAACTGTGAAACGGATTTTGTTGCAAGGAATGAAACATTTAAAGAGCTTGCAAACGAACTTGCCCTTCAGATTGCTGCAATGAGACCACAGTATGTGAGCAGAGATACTGTTCCAAAAGAGGTTATTGAAAAGGAAGGAGAAATAGCAAGAGAAGCGGCACTTGCCGAAGGAAAACCTGAACATATAGCAGAGAAAATTGCTGAAGGTAAAGTTGAAAAGTTTTTAAAAGAGGTCTGTCTTCTTGAACAGCCTTACATAAAAGACGACAAGAAAACTGTTGAAGATCTTATCAAGGAATACATTGCAAAACTTGGAGAAAATATTCAGATTAGAAGATTTACAAGATACGAAATAGGGGAATAG
- the rpsB gene encoding 30S ribosomal protein S2 translates to MSFEITMRELLEAGVHFGHQTRRWNPKMAPYIFTKRNGIHIVDLAKTIPLFKTAWEFVRDEVANGASILFVGTKKQAQDIIKEQAERCGAFYINERWPGGLLTNFYTVRKSIDKLKKLERMEAEGAFEILPKKEVVKLKKKKEKLEKILGGIKDMEKIPDILYVVDTVREELAVREAKKLGIPVVAIADTNCDPDVIDYPIPGNDDAIKAINLITTKIADAVLEGKSIRESVGAEIETESVEAELMKKAQEEGVAEVGIVESGIHGANAPEKEEALEKAVDKEVKEELPEEIEEAKEELK, encoded by the coding sequence ATGTCTTTTGAGATCACAATGAGAGAGCTGTTAGAAGCTGGTGTTCATTTCGGTCACCAGACAAGAAGATGGAATCCCAAAATGGCTCCCTACATCTTCACAAAGAGAAATGGGATTCATATTGTTGACCTTGCGAAGACCATTCCTCTGTTTAAAACAGCATGGGAATTTGTGAGAGACGAGGTTGCAAATGGTGCATCCATTCTGTTCGTTGGAACGAAAAAACAGGCACAGGACATTATTAAAGAACAGGCTGAAAGGTGTGGAGCTTTCTACATCAATGAGAGGTGGCCTGGAGGACTCCTGACAAACTTCTACACAGTTAGAAAATCTATTGACAAACTGAAAAAGTTAGAGAGAATGGAGGCAGAAGGTGCATTTGAGATCCTTCCCAAAAAAGAGGTCGTAAAGCTGAAAAAGAAAAAAGAGAAATTAGAGAAGATACTGGGTGGAATAAAGGATATGGAGAAGATTCCGGATATTCTCTATGTTGTTGATACTGTAAGGGAAGAGCTTGCTGTAAGGGAGGCAAAAAAACTGGGCATACCTGTTGTTGCTATTGCTGATACAAACTGTGATCCAGATGTTATTGATTATCCAATTCCAGGTAATGACGATGCTATCAAGGCAATAAATCTGATTACAACAAAGATTGCAGATGCAGTATTAGAAGGAAAGTCTATAAGGGAAAGCGTTGGGGCAGAGATTGAAACAGAAAGTGTTGAAGCTGAACTGATGAAGAAGGCTCAGGAAGAGGGAGTTGCTGAAGTGGGAATTGTTGAATCTGGAATACATGGTGCAAATGCTCCAGAAAAAGAAGAAGCTCTGGAAAAAGCTGTTGATAAAGAAGTAAAAGAAGAACTTCCTGAAGAAATAGAAGAAGCAAAGGAGGAGTTGAAATAA
- a CDS encoding LptF/LptG family permease, whose translation MKILLRYLYKKLTIYLLVIVPSFTFVAMLMEIIEILRKVKKIDYGDIFLYSIFQSPEKVYYILPVSVVLAFFLLARDLINSREIYPILLNGISIKKIGLSLFIFPLFISAVQIANLEIVIPQAKKKAESIYQSLKEEKISEPVIAYNTWVTMNKKTFVYFSFLDLLRKRGKGIKLVIFSKDFTPSLIVEGKSFQIGKYIKVFSGKVVTLKGTDELHVKYFKEFTFPEKIDLDNFRKLIKVKKPISIKQLYTSAKIAEEYGYPSSYYWSKMYSKVATVIAPLILSFSLYPLIWSRKKFNIAVISLLILLYWYSAAFLSSLSQTGVIPYYSVLSVDLLFLIFGFLFFRKLKFSEL comes from the coding sequence ATGAAAATACTTCTCAGATATCTGTATAAGAAACTGACCATATATCTGCTTGTGATTGTCCCGTCCTTCACATTTGTTGCCATGCTAATGGAAATAATCGAGATTTTAAGAAAAGTTAAAAAGATAGATTACGGCGATATCTTCCTGTACTCTATTTTTCAGTCTCCCGAAAAGGTTTACTACATCCTTCCAGTATCTGTTGTTCTGGCATTTTTTCTCCTTGCAAGGGATCTTATAAACTCGCGGGAAATATATCCTATACTTCTGAACGGTATATCTATAAAAAAAATTGGTCTGTCTCTTTTTATCTTTCCCCTTTTCATATCTGCTGTTCAGATTGCCAACCTTGAGATTGTTATTCCCCAGGCAAAGAAAAAGGCAGAGAGTATATACCAGTCTCTGAAAGAAGAGAAAATCTCAGAACCTGTTATAGCATATAACACGTGGGTTACAATGAACAAAAAAACATTTGTATACTTCTCTTTTCTTGACCTTTTAAGGAAAAGAGGGAAAGGTATAAAACTGGTTATATTTAGTAAAGACTTCACTCCATCGTTGATAGTTGAAGGGAAAAGTTTTCAGATAGGAAAGTACATAAAAGTTTTCAGTGGAAAGGTTGTAACGTTAAAGGGTACTGATGAGCTGCATGTAAAGTATTTCAAAGAGTTTACATTCCCTGAAAAGATAGACCTGGACAACTTCAGAAAGCTCATAAAGGTAAAAAAACCAATATCTATCAAACAGCTCTACACCTCTGCAAAGATAGCAGAAGAGTATGGCTATCCTTCTTCTTACTACTGGAGTAAGATGTACTCAAAAGTAGCTACTGTTATAGCTCCGCTGATTCTGAGTTTTTCGCTTTATCCCCTGATATGGTCAAGGAAAAAATTTAATATAGCTGTTATATCCCTGTTGATCCTGCTTTACTGGTACTCAGCAGCTTTCCTATCATCTCTTTCTCAGACAGGTGTCATACCATACTACTCTGTTCTTTCTGTTGACTTACTCTTTCTGATATTTGGGTTTTTATTTTTCAGAAAACTTAAGTTCAGTGAGCTTTAG